A window from Mya arenaria isolate MELC-2E11 chromosome 9, ASM2691426v1 encodes these proteins:
- the LOC128246805 gene encoding uncharacterized protein LOC128246805 produces the protein MEDKPLSGKTRRRISDGELSVRVCEVLDQLGYSQSMVEHRREAWREANGIVNSTGQNPTILIAGSKAEGFTAPSESDTDRVFLDNYTMCRIPEDDSPTLSNTKCEFTMDKEHCHPGHFRLEQKEAGAYECLNIKQALFVHDNGRTFVSSEKYRTSYMQDKTKETISGPALTGCNEYYSWDFVYAFPCTSQQQLLAEWINRPRHHNWPTPDLIAEVPKLEAQMVPVGCKSSEHKDIEWRVCFIPSEQRLTNSWEENQYKIYILLKLIKKSQLKPISEEISSYVLKNIMLWYTEQNPRHIFQKEHLLQNVILCLKNLKEAINTNHLPYYMIPGRNLLTGKISLELKQQLIEKVKELIQEGPNVILRLPKVQAALKMSPAELAERGRWRDELEKLALERWNIWLTHWRPGMETEELPFPNKIDELAWQDPDYIRVDEKMNDMVWPQWREYHGDDRRDILRRKVAHPLS, from the exons ATGGAGGATAAACCTTTATCAG GGAAAACGAGAAGGAGGATCAGTGATGGAGAGTTGTCTGTGCGTGTGTGTGAGGTGTTGGACCAGCTGGGCTACAGTCAGTCCATGGTCGAACACAGGCGGGAGGCTTGGAGAGAGGCCAATGGGATAGTGAACAGCACAGGACAGAACCCAACCATACTAATTGCAGGCAGTAAGGCTGAGGGATTCACAGCACCAAGTGAGAGTGACACTGATCGGGTGTTCCTAGACAACTATACAATGTGTAGGATACCCGAAGATGACTCACCAACATTGTCGAACACCAAATGTGAGTTCACTATGGACAAAGAACACTGCCATCCTGGACATTTCAGACTTGAACAAAAGGAGGCAGGGGCTTATGagtgtttaaacattaaacaggCTCTGTTTGTCCATGATAATGGCAGAACGTTTGTTTCAAGCGAAAAGTACAGGACATCTTACATGCAAGATAAAACAAAGGAAACCATTTCTGGACCAGCGCTCACAGGATGTAATGAATATTACAGTTGGGACTTTGTTTATGCATTCCCCTGCACCAGTCAACAACAGTTGCTCGCAGAGTGGATCAACAGACCAAGACACCACAACTGGCCAACACCCGACCTGATAGCAGAAGTGCCCAAACTTGAGGCCCAAATGGTCCCTGTGGGCTGTAAAAGTAGTGAACATAAAGACATTGAATGGAGGGTTTGTTTTATCCCTAGTGAGCAAAGGCTTACTAACAGCTGGGAGGAGAACcaatacaaaatttatatctTGCTGAAATTGATTAAGAAATCTCAGCTGAAACCAATATCTGAAGAAATTTCATCTtacgttttgaaaaatattatgcTATGGTACACCGAACAGAATCCAAGACACATATTCCAGAAGGAGcatttacttcaaaatgttatCTTATGTCTAAAGAATCTCAAAGAAGCGATAAACACCAACCATCTTCCATACTATATGATCCCAGGGAGGAATCTACTGACAGGAAAAATCAGCCTAGAACTGAAACAGCAGCTGATTGAGAAGGTAAAAGAGCTGATACAAGAAGGACCCAATGTGATACTGAGATTGCCTAAAGTGCAGGCAGCCCTGAAGATGTCTCCAGCGGAGTTGGCAGAGAGAGGCCGCTGGAGAGACGAGCTGGAGAAGCTGGCGCTAGAGAGGTGGAATATATGGCTGACACACTGGAGACCAGGCATGGAGACGGAGGAGTTGCCCTTTCCAAATAA GATCGACGAGCTGGCTTGGCAAGATCCAGACTACATCAGGGTGGATGAGAAAATGAATGACATGGTCTGGCCTCAGTGGAGGGAGTACCATGGAGATGATAGAAGGGATATATTGAGGAGAAAAGTTGCTCATCCCCTATCATAG